CGCATTGACGGATGAACGCAGACCATAAGCAGGATGTTTTCGGGTATATATCCTTTCATATTGGTTCGATGCATTATTAAAGCGCCGACGGGTTTTTTGTCAATTTCTGCCAACAGCACAAAAGCACCCTTAGGTTGATCTGAGTCGATGGCGATCTCAACGGCTCGTCTTGTGTCTTCAAGCGTGTCTTCGAAAGGTTTAATATTCTTATAGATAAAACTCGCTAGTTCTTCTAAGCTGATCCAATCAGGTTTATCGCTTAAGCTTCGAATTTCGTGAATAATAATATCATCAACCGCTTTTTCAGAAGTCTTAATTTCTGCGATCTTTTTATCAATCGTAGTTTCAGTTTCGACATCATGAATAACTGGTTCATCTATTAGTTTTTTGCTTACTGCAACTTCTGAGGCAGCCGGGGGAAAACTCGAAAGAACAGGCGCTGCATCTAATTCCTGAGCCCCCATCATCGAACTAACTTTCTGCAGCGAACACATTATCTGAGTTCGCCTGCTTTCATCTAGATTCTCAAATAGCGATGTAAATTGCTCCTGTAATGGTGGAGGAGCATTTTTTAACAAAGAATCTGCTTTATTGGTTTTAAGTACTATGACTTTTCTTCTATCAGAATCATGGCGAATCCGCTTTACAAGCCCTCTCAATTCCAGGCGATTTACGATTCCAGTAACAGTTGCATTACTCAAACTGATATTTTTCGCAATTTCTCCAATTGATATCTGGTTGTTGCTTTCAATTTCTTTTAAGACGATTAGCTGCGGT
This sequence is a window from Candidatus Zixiibacteriota bacterium. Protein-coding genes within it:
- a CDS encoding MarR family transcriptional regulator, translating into MQNNIESEKLTANSDISNQVLVYLRKIMRAIDLHSKKLIQEFKLTGPQLIVLKEIESNNQISIGEIAKNISLSNATVTGIVNRLELRGLVKRIRHDSDRRKVIVLKTNKADSLLKNAPPPLQEQFTSLFENLDESRRTQIMCSLQKVSSMMGAQELDAAPVLSSFPPAASEVAVSKKLIDEPVIHDVETETTIDKKIAEIKTSEKAVDDIIIHEIRSLSDKPDWISLEELASFIYKNIKPFEDTLEDTRRAVEIAIDSDQPKGAFVLLAEIDKKPVGALIMHRTNMKGYIPENILLMVCVHPSMRGKGLGGKIIKKGIELADGDVKLHVEYDNPAKQVYEKIGFTSKYAEMRYHK